One genomic region from Pseudomonas sp. R5-89-07 encodes:
- a CDS encoding fimbria/pilus outer membrane usher protein gives MMSRGWARGIWPSVAVASGLWGAAVAGDLPPPPSSMEAVADAQLFLQLVVNQMDTGRVIAVEQRAGQLYVPASALQDVGMKLPGDPDGSVALDKVPGLHSDYDSNGQRLLLDVPPGWLQEQFIGNRNTYPRTQAMSSFGALLNYDVYFNDTDEGGSYLAAWNEVRLFDNWGTLSNTGQLRQTLTSGLSNSTLNNGYRRYDTTWRFSDDERLLTYEAGDVISGALPWSSSVRLGGVQLSRDFAVRPDLVTYPLPQFAGEAAVPSSVDLFINGYKSESAQLQPGPYTLTNIPFINGAGEAVVVTTDALGRQVSTTVPFYVTSTLLQQGLTDFSVAAGTLRRDYTVRDFGYGPGVASGTFRYGYSDNLTLESHAEASSDLTLGGLGGNLRLGNFGVLNTAVSQSQFDSRSGQQLSLGYQYNSTRYSLMYQRVERRDAYADLTLVDTPYASLSKRSEQVTLSLNLERFGSLGLGYFDVQAADDSRTRLLNLSWSKPLWRNSSVYLSANREIGDSNWAMQAQLVVPFDLNGSLALSTERSKAGASRQRINYSRAVPSEGGVGYNLGYAQGDGPTYRQADLTWRLQSVQLQAGVYGSSDAETRWADASGSLVWMGGNTFAANRINDAFVVVSTQGFAGVPVRYENQLVGETDSKGHLLVPWSSAYYRAKYEIDPLNLPPNVQSPNVEQRVSVRRGSGYLLEFPLRRVLAASITLVDSQHQELPLGSLVVHEQSNTQAVVGWDGLVYLENLSAHNTLQVTLGEGRSCQATFSIDEQQQDVPLIGPLVCQ, from the coding sequence GGCGACCTGCCGCCGCCACCGAGCAGCATGGAGGCGGTCGCCGATGCGCAGCTGTTCTTGCAACTGGTGGTCAACCAGATGGACACCGGCCGTGTCATCGCGGTCGAGCAACGCGCCGGGCAGCTCTATGTGCCGGCCAGCGCCTTGCAAGACGTGGGCATGAAACTGCCGGGTGATCCCGACGGCAGCGTGGCCCTGGACAAGGTGCCTGGCCTGCACAGCGATTACGACAGCAATGGCCAGCGCCTGCTGCTGGATGTGCCGCCGGGGTGGTTGCAGGAGCAATTCATCGGCAACCGCAACACCTACCCGCGCACCCAAGCCATGAGCAGCTTCGGCGCTTTGCTCAACTATGACGTGTACTTCAACGACACCGACGAAGGCGGCAGCTACCTCGCGGCCTGGAATGAGGTGCGTCTGTTCGATAACTGGGGCACCTTGTCCAACACCGGGCAGTTGCGCCAGACCCTGACCAGTGGGCTCAGCAACAGCACGCTCAACAACGGTTACCGGCGTTACGACACTACCTGGCGCTTCTCCGATGATGAACGGCTGCTCACCTACGAAGCCGGGGATGTGATCAGCGGCGCCTTGCCCTGGAGCAGCTCGGTGCGCCTGGGCGGGGTACAGCTGTCGCGGGACTTTGCCGTGCGCCCGGACCTGGTGACGTACCCCTTGCCGCAATTTGCCGGTGAGGCGGCGGTGCCCTCGTCGGTCGACCTGTTTATCAACGGCTACAAATCCGAAAGCGCGCAGCTGCAACCCGGGCCTTACACCCTGACCAACATCCCGTTCATCAATGGCGCCGGCGAGGCCGTGGTGGTCACCACCGACGCCCTCGGCCGCCAGGTGTCGACCACCGTACCGTTCTATGTCACCAGCACCTTGCTGCAACAGGGCCTGACGGATTTCTCCGTGGCGGCCGGGACCTTGCGTCGTGATTACACCGTGCGCGATTTCGGCTATGGGCCGGGAGTGGCCAGCGGCACGTTCCGCTATGGGTACTCCGACAACCTGACCCTGGAAAGCCATGCCGAAGCGTCCAGCGACCTGACCCTCGGCGGGCTGGGCGGCAACCTGCGCCTGGGCAATTTCGGCGTGCTCAATACCGCCGTCAGCCAGAGCCAGTTCGACAGCCGCAGCGGCCAGCAGCTGAGCCTTGGCTATCAGTACAACAGCACGCGCTACAGCCTGATGTACCAACGCGTCGAACGACGCGACGCGTATGCCGACCTGACCCTGGTCGACACGCCGTACGCCAGCCTCAGCAAGCGCAGTGAGCAAGTCACCCTGAGCCTCAACCTCGAGCGGTTCGGCAGCCTCGGCCTGGGCTATTTTGATGTGCAGGCGGCGGATGATTCGCGCACGCGCCTGCTCAACCTGAGCTGGAGCAAACCGCTGTGGCGCAATTCCAGTGTGTACCTGTCGGCCAACCGCGAAATCGGTGACAGCAACTGGGCGATGCAGGCGCAACTGGTGGTGCCCTTCGATCTCAACGGCAGCCTGGCCTTGAGTACCGAGCGCAGCAAGGCCGGCGCCAGTCGCCAACGCATCAACTACAGCCGCGCGGTGCCCAGCGAAGGCGGGGTGGGCTACAACCTCGGCTACGCCCAGGGTGACGGCCCCACCTATCGGCAGGCCGACCTGACCTGGCGCTTGCAGTCGGTGCAGCTGCAGGCCGGTGTGTATGGCAGCAGCGACGCCGAGACGCGCTGGGCCGATGCCAGTGGCTCGCTGGTGTGGATGGGCGGCAACACCTTCGCCGCCAACCGTATCAACGATGCCTTTGTGGTGGTGAGTACCCAGGGGTTCGCCGGGGTTCCGGTGCGCTATGAAAACCAGCTGGTTGGCGAGACCGACAGCAAGGGCCACTTGCTGGTGCCGTGGAGCAGCGCCTACTACCGCGCCAAATATGAAATCGACCCGCTCAACCTGCCGCCGAATGTGCAGAGCCCGAACGTGGAGCAGCGAGTATCGGTGCGCCGTGGCAGTGGCTACCTGCTGGAGTTTCCATTGCGCCGGGTGCTCGCCGCGAGCATCACCCTGGTCGACAGCCAGCACCAGGAGTTGCCGCTGGGCAGCCTGGTGGTGCACGAGCAGAGCAACACCCAGGCGGTGGTCGGGTGGGATGGCCTGGTCTACCTGGAAAACCTCAGCGCCCACAACACGCTGCAAGTCACCCTGGGCGAGGGTCGCAGCTGCCAGGCGACGTTCAGCATCGATGAACAACAACAGGACGTGCCGCTGATCGGGCCGTTGGTCTGTCAATGA